From one Nocardioides scoriae genomic stretch:
- the phoU gene encoding phosphate signaling complex protein PhoU, with protein MRDAYTDQLDSIRDDLVGMARLVREAVTEGTTALLEGDAQRAEQVISGDAQIDALREKLEEHSFELLSLQNPVAGDLRMLVASLRMVSEFERMGDLAVHVAKIARLRVPEIAVPTSVVPMIERMAAVAEVMIAKVEHIIAESDVAAAEELEQVDQEMDKLRRNSFRELLGSDWTYGVEPAVDIALLGRYYERIADHAVSIARRVVFLVTGEHPQYAGNAATL; from the coding sequence ATGCGCGATGCCTACACCGACCAGCTCGACTCGATCCGCGACGACCTCGTGGGCATGGCCCGCCTCGTCCGCGAGGCGGTCACCGAGGGCACGACCGCGCTGCTCGAGGGCGACGCCCAGCGGGCCGAGCAGGTCATCTCCGGCGACGCCCAGATCGACGCGCTGCGCGAGAAGCTCGAGGAGCACAGCTTCGAGCTGCTCTCCCTGCAGAACCCCGTCGCCGGCGACCTGCGGATGCTGGTCGCGTCGCTGCGGATGGTCAGCGAGTTCGAGCGGATGGGCGACCTGGCCGTCCACGTCGCCAAGATCGCCCGGCTGCGCGTCCCCGAGATCGCCGTGCCGACCTCCGTGGTCCCGATGATCGAGCGGATGGCCGCCGTCGCCGAGGTGATGATCGCCAAGGTCGAGCACATCATCGCCGAGTCCGACGTCGCCGCTGCCGAGGAGCTCGAGCAGGTCGACCAGGAGATGGACAAGCTGCGCCGCAACTCCTTCCGCGAGCTCCTGGGCTCCGACTGGACCTACGGCGTCGAGCCGGCCGTCGACATCGCCCTGCTCGGCCGCTACTACGAGCGCATCGCCGACCACGCGGTCTCGATCGCCCGCCGGGTCGTCTTCCTCGTCACCGGCGAGCACCCGCAGTACGCCGGCAACGCCGCCACGCTGTAG
- a CDS encoding glycosyltransferase family protein — protein sequence MSSQGWDPYDETPAVLGLVPVEGRGSLPFALVHGESLVASASWALSTAGIDLYDLSVPFEQVREAGLVLVVHDPLCPLTPASFLAECVTEAQRTGAVVVGVRPVTDTVKAYAAEASGVLRLGATVDRETLVCPTSPVVLPAAVLAALDSLEVDDLAALVASLSERFPVRHLLAPALGRRVVDESDLAVLAALSAATATSSGSVGVDSDGLPDGLPDGGLSPDGPG from the coding sequence ATGAGCAGCCAGGGCTGGGACCCGTACGACGAGACGCCGGCCGTCCTCGGCCTGGTCCCCGTCGAGGGGCGTGGCTCGCTGCCCTTCGCGCTGGTCCACGGCGAGTCCCTGGTCGCGTCGGCGTCGTGGGCGCTGAGCACCGCCGGGATCGACCTCTACGACCTGTCCGTGCCGTTCGAGCAGGTCCGCGAGGCGGGGCTGGTGCTGGTCGTCCACGACCCGCTGTGCCCCCTGACGCCGGCGTCCTTCCTGGCCGAGTGCGTGACCGAGGCCCAGCGGACCGGCGCCGTCGTGGTCGGCGTGCGCCCGGTGACCGACACCGTCAAGGCGTACGCCGCCGAGGCGTCCGGCGTGCTCCGGCTCGGCGCGACCGTCGACCGCGAGACGCTCGTCTGCCCGACCTCGCCCGTCGTGCTGCCCGCCGCCGTGCTGGCCGCCCTGGACTCGCTCGAGGTGGACGACCTGGCCGCGCTGGTGGCCTCCCTCTCGGAGCGGTTCCCGGTGCGCCACCTGCTGGCCCCCGCGCTGGGCCGCCGGGTGGTCGACGAGTCCGACCTGGCGGTCCTGGCCGCGCTGAGCGCCGCCACGGCCACCTCCTCGGGATCCGTCGGGGTCGACTCGGACGGGCTGCCGGACGGGCTGCCGGACGGTGGGCTCAGTCCGGACGGCCCCGGCTGA
- a CDS encoding carboxylate-amine ligase, producing the protein MGVRKVGVEEELLLVDPATGCLTAVSRQAVRAHDERMSTPGETAADAPVEAELFLQQIESQTPPTTSMDELAAHLRESRRAVGEAARAAGAAAVAVATPVLVDGEVTVTPQPRYLQIRQQYAELARSSLACAMHVHVDIDSRVEGVRVLDAIAPWLPLLLAASANSPYAEGRDTGHASWRSQIWGRWPSHGTGEPFGDPATYDRVVEQLVGWGAALDPAMAYFDARLAAEWPTVEVRVADVCTEVEDAVLVTALTRGLVTTAAGAEPQPSWRSDLLRAASWRAARHGLAERLVDPAVQELVPARAAMASLLRHVGPALEEAGDLALVEDGLEDLLARGTGATRQRARFEGTGSLEAVVADLVERTEASWR; encoded by the coding sequence GTGGGCGTGCGCAAGGTGGGGGTCGAGGAGGAGCTGCTGCTCGTCGACCCCGCGACCGGCTGCCTGACCGCGGTCTCCCGCCAGGCGGTCCGCGCGCACGACGAGCGGATGTCGACGCCCGGCGAGACCGCAGCCGACGCCCCCGTCGAGGCCGAGCTGTTCCTCCAGCAGATCGAGAGCCAGACGCCGCCGACCACCTCGATGGACGAGCTGGCCGCGCACCTGCGCGAGAGCCGCCGGGCGGTCGGGGAGGCGGCCCGGGCGGCCGGCGCCGCCGCGGTCGCGGTGGCCACGCCCGTGCTGGTCGACGGCGAGGTCACGGTGACGCCGCAGCCGCGCTACCTCCAGATCCGCCAGCAGTACGCCGAGCTGGCCCGCTCCTCGCTCGCCTGCGCGATGCACGTCCACGTCGACATCGACAGCCGCGTGGAGGGCGTCCGGGTCCTCGACGCGATCGCCCCGTGGCTGCCGCTGCTGCTCGCCGCCAGCGCCAACTCGCCGTACGCCGAGGGCCGCGACACCGGCCACGCCAGCTGGCGCTCCCAGATCTGGGGCCGCTGGCCCTCCCACGGCACCGGCGAGCCGTTCGGCGACCCCGCGACGTACGACCGGGTGGTGGAGCAGCTGGTCGGCTGGGGGGCTGCGCTGGACCCCGCCATGGCCTACTTCGACGCGCGGCTGGCCGCCGAGTGGCCGACGGTCGAGGTGCGGGTCGCCGACGTCTGCACCGAGGTGGAGGACGCCGTCCTGGTCACCGCGCTCACCCGTGGGCTGGTCACGACCGCGGCCGGGGCCGAGCCGCAGCCGTCGTGGCGCAGCGACCTGCTGCGCGCCGCGAGCTGGCGCGCCGCGCGCCACGGCCTGGCCGAGCGGCTGGTCGACCCGGCCGTCCAGGAGCTGGTGCCGGCCCGCGCGGCGATGGCCTCGCTGCTGCGCCACGTCGGTCCCGCGCTGGAGGAGGCCGGCGACCTCGCCCTGGTCGAGGACGGCCTCGAGGACCTGCTGGCCCGCGGCACCGGCGCCACCCGGCAGCGCGCCCGCTTCGAGGGCACCGGCTCCCTGGAGGCCGTCGTGGCCGACCTGGTCGAGCGCACCGAGGCGTCCTGGAGATGA
- a CDS encoding response regulator transcription factor codes for MTRVLVVEDEESYSDALAYMLRKEGFEVAIAATGPDALTEFDRAGADIVLLDLMLPGLPGTEVCRQIRQTSNVPVIMVSAKDDEVDKVVGLELGADDYVTKPYSPRELVARIRAVLRRGAEPDLAPMTLEVGAVRMDVERHLVTLAGDEVRLPLKEFELLEMFLRNPGRVLTRGQLIDRVWGSDYVGDTKTLDVHVKRLRAKLEDNPAEPQLLTTVRGLGYKLDL; via the coding sequence ATGACCCGCGTACTGGTCGTCGAGGACGAGGAGAGCTACAGCGACGCCCTCGCCTACATGCTGCGCAAGGAGGGCTTCGAGGTCGCCATCGCCGCGACCGGGCCCGACGCGCTCACGGAGTTCGACCGCGCCGGCGCCGACATCGTGCTGCTCGACCTGATGCTGCCCGGGCTGCCCGGCACCGAGGTCTGCCGCCAGATCCGCCAGACCTCCAACGTGCCGGTCATCATGGTCAGCGCCAAGGACGACGAGGTCGACAAGGTGGTCGGTCTCGAGCTGGGCGCCGACGACTACGTCACCAAGCCCTACTCGCCGCGCGAGCTGGTCGCCCGGATCCGTGCCGTGCTGCGCCGCGGCGCCGAGCCCGACCTGGCCCCGATGACCCTCGAGGTCGGCGCCGTGCGGATGGACGTCGAGCGCCACCTGGTGACGCTGGCCGGCGACGAGGTGCGGCTGCCGCTCAAGGAGTTCGAGCTGCTCGAGATGTTCCTGCGCAACCCCGGTCGGGTGCTGACCCGCGGGCAGCTCATCGACCGGGTGTGGGGATCGGACTACGTCGGCGACACCAAGACCCTCGACGTGCACGTCAAGCGGCTGCGGGCCAAGCTCGAGGACAACCCCGCCGAGCCCCAGCTGCTGACGACCGTGCGCGGCCTCGGCTACAAGCTCGACCTCTGA
- a CDS encoding sensor histidine kinase codes for MSPTVQALLFALLGAVLGGGTVLAFRVSERQRRPAPVLEPPLPPGVAAVLSVLRSSALVVDGSDAVLKASAPAIAMGIVRGQEITERELADLVRQVRRDGQIRETELLMQRPGFPSRHVTARVAPLSSQLVLALVEDRTRERRVESIRRDFVANVSHELKTPVGAIKLLSDAVIDAADDPEAVQRFAGRMHKESDRLARLVQQIIELSRLQGDDPLVEPLAVEADAIVARAIDESATDAQARRITVVHQGTRGLWLLGNREQISVALGNLVANAVTYSPEGSTVVVSATGHDTTVDLAVTDQGIGIPSSEIDRIFERFYRVDPARHRSTGGTGLGLSIVKHVAASHGGEVRVWSVEGQGSTFTLTLPRKPGLPPASAPDATEPLKENA; via the coding sequence GTGAGCCCGACGGTCCAGGCCCTCCTCTTCGCGCTGCTCGGGGCAGTGCTGGGTGGGGGCACGGTGCTCGCGTTCCGCGTGAGCGAGCGCCAGCGCCGCCCCGCCCCGGTCCTCGAGCCGCCGCTGCCTCCCGGTGTCGCCGCAGTGCTCTCGGTGCTGCGCAGCAGCGCGCTGGTGGTCGACGGCAGCGACGCGGTGCTCAAGGCCTCGGCGCCCGCGATCGCCATGGGGATCGTGCGCGGGCAGGAGATCACCGAGCGCGAGCTCGCCGACCTGGTGAGGCAGGTGCGCCGCGACGGCCAGATCCGCGAGACCGAGCTGCTGATGCAGCGACCGGGGTTCCCCTCGCGCCACGTCACCGCCCGGGTCGCCCCGCTCAGCTCCCAGCTGGTGCTCGCGCTGGTCGAGGACCGGACCCGCGAGCGCCGCGTGGAGTCGATCCGCCGCGACTTCGTCGCCAACGTCAGCCACGAGCTCAAGACGCCCGTGGGCGCCATCAAGCTGCTCTCGGACGCCGTCATCGACGCCGCCGACGACCCCGAGGCGGTGCAGCGCTTCGCCGGGCGGATGCACAAGGAGAGCGACCGGCTGGCGCGGCTGGTGCAGCAGATCATCGAGCTCTCGCGGCTGCAGGGCGACGACCCGCTGGTCGAGCCGCTCGCCGTCGAGGCCGATGCCATCGTGGCCCGGGCCATCGACGAGTCGGCGACCGACGCCCAGGCCCGCCGCATCACCGTGGTCCACCAGGGCACCCGGGGCCTGTGGCTGCTCGGCAACCGCGAGCAGATCTCGGTCGCGCTGGGCAACCTGGTCGCCAACGCCGTCACCTACTCCCCCGAGGGCTCGACCGTCGTCGTCTCGGCCACCGGCCACGACACCACCGTCGACCTCGCGGTCACCGACCAGGGCATCGGCATCCCGTCCTCCGAGATCGACCGGATCTTCGAGCGCTTCTACCGCGTCGACCCCGCCCGCCACCGCTCCACCGGCGGCACCGGCCTGGGCCTGTCGATCGTCAAGCACGTGGCCGCCTCCCACGGCGGCGAGGTCCGGGTCTGGTCCGTGGAGGGCCAGGGCTCGACCTTCACCCTCACCCTGCCCCGCAAGCCGGGCCTGCCCCCTGCGTCCGCCCCGGACGCCACCGAACCGCTCAAGGAGAACGCATGA
- a CDS encoding type III secretion system chaperone family protein, translating to MTDPTTPTPQAPGDLQPDDLAPARRDALDALVRVLREAGLEWTQVSPTSLMVELPGEKKLQTPARFDVGTHALAVHAFVCRRPDENFEGVYRWMLERNMKMFAFAFALDGVGDVYLDAKLPLEATTPETVDRLLGAVLEYADGSFNTLLELGFATSIRKEWEWRISRGESVRNLEAFRGPLGLDRLGTPSGESS from the coding sequence ATGACCGACCCGACCACCCCGACCCCGCAGGCCCCCGGCGACCTGCAGCCCGACGACCTCGCCCCGGCCCGCCGCGACGCCCTCGACGCGCTGGTCCGGGTGCTGCGCGAGGCCGGGCTGGAGTGGACGCAGGTCTCGCCGACCTCCCTCATGGTCGAGCTGCCCGGGGAGAAGAAGCTGCAGACCCCGGCCCGCTTCGACGTCGGCACCCACGCGCTGGCCGTGCACGCCTTCGTGTGCCGTCGCCCCGACGAGAACTTCGAGGGCGTCTACCGCTGGATGCTGGAGCGCAACATGAAGATGTTCGCGTTCGCGTTCGCGCTCGACGGGGTGGGCGACGTCTACCTCGACGCCAAGCTGCCCCTCGAGGCGACCACGCCCGAGACCGTCGACCGGCTGCTCGGCGCGGTGCTGGAGTACGCCGACGGCTCGTTCAACACCCTGCTCGAGCTCGGGTTCGCCACCTCGATCCGCAAGGAGTGGGAGTGGCGGATCTCGCGCGGCGAGTCGGTGCGCAACCTGGAGGCCTTCCGCGGCCCGCTCGGGCTCGACCGGCTCGGCACGCCGAGCGGCGAGTCCTCCTAG
- the mshA gene encoding D-inositol-3-phosphate glycosyltransferase, protein MSTLHRVAMVSLHTSPLDQPGTGDAGGMNVYVLALSRRLAARGVEVDVFTRSTDSTLDPVVDVTDGIRVHHVSAGPYEGLTKHELPAQLCVFAREVLRAEAYHPVGYYDLVHSHYWLSGQVGALARDRWGVPLVHTMHTMAKVKNAALAEGDTPEPMARLIGEEQVVEAADMLVANTDDEARQLVDLYGADPGRVQVVHPGVDLDTFRDVGTRAARERLGLPVDGELITFVGRIQPLKAPDVMLRAVAVLLRERPELRSRLTVAVVGGPSGSGLERPDVLVRLADELGITDSVRFVPPVAQAGLVDWYAASSLVCVPSYNESFGLVAVEAQATGTPVVAAAVGGLTTAVAHERSGLLVEGHEPASYAAAFARVLLEPGLRDRLAEGARVHAAQFGWDRTAEAMIEVYAAAHEKMRADLSGLAL, encoded by the coding sequence GTGAGCACGCTCCACCGCGTCGCCATGGTCAGCCTGCACACCTCCCCGCTCGACCAGCCGGGCACGGGGGACGCCGGCGGCATGAACGTCTACGTCCTGGCCCTCTCGCGCCGCCTCGCCGCCCGCGGGGTCGAGGTCGACGTGTTCACCCGCAGCACCGACAGCACCCTGGACCCCGTCGTCGACGTCACCGACGGCATCCGCGTCCACCACGTCTCCGCCGGCCCCTACGAGGGCCTGACCAAGCACGAGCTGCCTGCCCAGCTGTGCGTCTTCGCCCGCGAGGTGCTGCGCGCCGAGGCCTACCACCCGGTCGGCTACTACGACCTCGTGCACAGCCACTACTGGCTCAGCGGCCAGGTGGGCGCCCTGGCCCGCGACCGCTGGGGCGTGCCGCTGGTGCACACGATGCACACGATGGCCAAGGTCAAGAACGCCGCGCTCGCCGAGGGCGACACCCCCGAGCCGATGGCGCGGCTGATCGGGGAGGAGCAGGTCGTCGAGGCCGCCGACATGCTGGTGGCCAACACCGACGACGAGGCCCGCCAGCTGGTCGACCTCTACGGCGCCGACCCCGGCCGGGTGCAGGTCGTCCACCCCGGCGTCGACCTCGACACCTTCCGCGACGTCGGCACCCGCGCGGCCCGCGAGCGCCTCGGCCTGCCCGTCGACGGCGAGCTGATCACCTTCGTCGGCCGGATCCAGCCGCTCAAGGCCCCCGACGTGATGCTGCGCGCCGTCGCGGTGCTGCTGCGCGAGCGGCCCGAGCTGCGCTCGCGCCTGACCGTCGCGGTGGTCGGCGGCCCGTCCGGCTCGGGCCTGGAGCGCCCCGACGTGCTGGTCCGGCTGGCCGACGAGCTCGGCATCACCGACTCCGTGCGGTTCGTGCCGCCGGTGGCGCAGGCCGGCCTGGTCGACTGGTACGCCGCCTCCTCGCTGGTCTGCGTGCCGTCCTACAACGAGAGCTTCGGGCTGGTCGCCGTCGAGGCGCAGGCCACCGGCACCCCGGTCGTCGCCGCGGCCGTCGGCGGGCTGACGACCGCGGTGGCCCACGAGCGGTCCGGGCTGCTGGTCGAGGGCCACGAGCCCGCGTCGTACGCCGCCGCCTTCGCCCGCGTGCTGCTCGAGCCCGGACTGCGCGACCGGCTGGCCGAGGGGGCCCGCGTCCACGCCGCGCAGTTCGGCTGGGACCGCACGGCCGAGGCCATGATCGAGGTGTACGCCGCGGCGCACGAGAAGATGCGCGCCGACCTCAGCGGCCTCGCGCTCTGA
- a CDS encoding CarD family transcriptional regulator translates to MTFTVGETVVYPNHGAAVIENIEMRTIKGEEKQYLVLRIVAQQDLVVRVPACNLDLVGVRDVVDKAGLDRVFEVLRAVVPDEPTNWSRRYKANLEKLHSGDVMKVAEVVRDLWRRERDRGLSAGEKRMLAKARQILVSELALAEHTNEDKAETILDEVLAS, encoded by the coding sequence ATGACTTTCACTGTCGGCGAAACGGTTGTCTATCCGAATCACGGGGCCGCGGTCATCGAGAACATCGAGATGCGCACCATCAAGGGCGAGGAGAAGCAGTACCTCGTGCTCCGCATCGTCGCCCAGCAGGACCTGGTCGTGCGGGTGCCCGCCTGCAACCTGGACCTCGTCGGGGTCCGCGACGTGGTCGACAAGGCCGGTCTCGACCGCGTCTTCGAGGTGCTCCGGGCGGTCGTGCCCGACGAGCCGACCAACTGGTCGCGTCGCTACAAGGCCAACCTGGAGAAGCTCCACTCCGGCGACGTCATGAAGGTCGCCGAGGTCGTGCGCGACCTGTGGCGCCGCGAGCGTGACCGTGGCCTGTCGGCCGGCGAGAAGCGGATGCTGGCCAAGGCGCGCCAGATCCTCGTCTCCGAGCTGGCGCTGGCCGAGCACACCAACGAGGACAAGGCCGAGACCATCCTCGACGAGGTCCTCGCCTCCTAG
- a CDS encoding phosphoglyceromutase, producing the protein MSQTRTLILLRHGESDWNAKNLFTGWVDVALTEKGRSEAAAGGEQLVEAGLLPDVVHTSLLRRAITTAHLALDAADRHWIPVRRSWRLNERHYGALQGKDKKQTLEQYGEEQFMTWRRSFDVPPPPIEDGDQWSQAGDPRYADLGAEMPATECLADVIVRMLPYWESAIVPDLDAGHTVLVAAHGNSLRAIVKHLDGISDEDIAGLNIPTGMPLVYELDEDHRPVTPGGRYLDPEAAAAAAAAVANQGR; encoded by the coding sequence ATGAGCCAGACCCGGACCCTGATCCTGCTCCGTCACGGCGAGAGCGACTGGAACGCCAAGAACCTGTTCACCGGCTGGGTCGACGTGGCCCTCACCGAGAAGGGCCGCTCCGAGGCCGCCGCCGGTGGCGAGCAGCTCGTCGAGGCCGGCCTGCTCCCCGACGTCGTGCACACCTCGCTGCTGCGCCGCGCCATCACCACCGCCCACCTGGCCCTCGACGCGGCCGACCGCCACTGGATCCCGGTGCGCCGCTCGTGGCGCCTCAACGAGCGCCACTACGGCGCGCTGCAGGGCAAGGACAAGAAGCAGACCCTCGAGCAGTACGGCGAGGAGCAGTTCATGACCTGGCGCCGCAGCTTCGACGTGCCCCCGCCGCCGATCGAGGACGGCGACCAGTGGTCCCAGGCGGGCGACCCGCGCTACGCCGACCTCGGTGCCGAGATGCCCGCCACCGAGTGCCTCGCCGACGTGATCGTGCGGATGCTGCCCTACTGGGAGTCCGCGATCGTGCCCGACCTCGACGCCGGCCACACCGTCCTCGTGGCCGCCCACGGCAACAGCCTCCGCGCCATCGTCAAGCACCTCGACGGCATCAGCGACGAGGACATCGCCGGCCTCAACATCCCCACCGGCATGCCGCTGGTCTACGAGCTCGACGAGGACCACCGACCCGTCACGCCCGGTGGCCGCTACCTCGACCCCGAGGCCGCGGCCGCCGCGGCTGCCGCGGTGGCCAACCAGGGGCGCTGA
- a CDS encoding SDR family oxidoreductase: MVTGASSGIGAATARALAGDGFHVVCAARRAERIEELAAEIGGTAIVCDVTDTAAVQALGRQVADSHGSLDVLVNNAGGAFDAATVEQADADTWARMYDVNVLGVLRVTQALLPALRADGGGLVVNIGSTAGRVAYEGGAGYVAAKHGVAALTRTLRLEHVAEPLRFTEVAPGMVATDEFGLVRFAGDEAKRDAIYAGVAEPLTAGDVAEIVRWVASLPPHVDIDEVVVRPRAQAAQHKVHREG; this comes from the coding sequence CTGGTGACCGGCGCCAGCAGCGGCATCGGCGCCGCCACCGCGCGCGCCCTGGCCGGCGACGGCTTCCACGTCGTGTGCGCCGCGCGGCGCGCCGAGCGGATCGAGGAGCTCGCCGCCGAGATCGGCGGCACCGCGATCGTCTGCGACGTCACCGACACCGCCGCGGTCCAGGCCCTGGGCCGGCAGGTCGCGGACTCCCACGGCTCCCTCGACGTGCTGGTCAACAACGCCGGCGGTGCCTTCGACGCGGCCACCGTGGAGCAGGCCGACGCCGACACCTGGGCCCGGATGTACGACGTCAACGTGCTCGGGGTGCTGCGCGTCACCCAGGCCCTGCTGCCCGCCCTGCGCGCCGACGGCGGCGGCCTGGTCGTCAACATCGGCTCCACCGCTGGCCGCGTCGCCTACGAGGGCGGGGCGGGCTACGTCGCCGCCAAGCACGGCGTCGCCGCCCTGACCCGCACGCTGCGCCTCGAGCACGTCGCCGAGCCGCTGCGCTTCACCGAGGTCGCCCCCGGCATGGTCGCCACCGACGAGTTCGGGCTGGTGCGCTTCGCCGGCGACGAGGCCAAGCGCGACGCGATCTACGCCGGGGTGGCCGAGCCGCTCACCGCCGGCGACGTCGCCGAGATCGTCCGCTGGGTGGCCTCGCTGCCGCCCCACGTCGACATCGACGAGGTCGTCGTGCGCCCCCGCGCGCAGGCGGCGCAGCACAAGGTGCACCGGGAGGGCTGA
- a CDS encoding DMT family transporter, which translates to MSDAAPVPTVPRWLPLAAIGVTLLFWASAFVAIRHLAADFTPGALSLGRLLVGSLCLGVVALAQGLPTGEARPRRADWLPVLAIGVLWFGVYNVALNAGERLVDAGTASMLIQVAPVLIALLAALFLGERFTTTLALGLALSFGGVALIAASSHGSGAPGTSDDASPVLGVALCLLAAVVYAVSVVLQKPLMGRLKAVHVTWMACTTGAVVCLPFAGDLVRQVGDAPTSSLLWLVYLGVFPTAVAFTTYAVALRHTSASRLGVTTYLVPPITIVLGLVFLGEAPPALAYVGGVTALVGVAVARRVPRPRASAEVAARPPS; encoded by the coding sequence ATGAGCGACGCCGCTCCTGTGCCCACCGTCCCCCGCTGGCTGCCGCTGGCCGCCATCGGCGTCACGCTGCTCTTCTGGGCCTCGGCCTTCGTGGCCATCCGCCACCTCGCCGCCGACTTCACCCCGGGCGCGCTCTCGCTGGGTCGGCTGCTCGTCGGCTCGCTGTGCCTGGGGGTCGTGGCGCTGGCGCAGGGCCTGCCCACCGGCGAGGCCCGGCCCCGCCGGGCCGACTGGCTCCCGGTGCTCGCCATCGGGGTGCTGTGGTTCGGCGTCTACAACGTCGCGCTCAACGCCGGCGAGCGGCTCGTCGACGCCGGCACGGCGTCGATGCTGATCCAGGTGGCGCCGGTGCTGATCGCGCTGCTGGCGGCGCTGTTCCTCGGCGAGCGGTTCACCACCACCCTGGCGCTCGGCCTGGCCCTGTCCTTCGGCGGCGTCGCGCTGATCGCGGCCTCCAGCCACGGCAGCGGGGCGCCCGGCACCTCCGACGACGCCTCCCCCGTCCTGGGCGTGGCGCTGTGCCTGCTGGCCGCGGTCGTGTACGCCGTCAGCGTGGTCCTCCAGAAGCCGCTGATGGGCCGCCTCAAGGCCGTCCACGTGACCTGGATGGCCTGCACGACCGGTGCCGTGGTCTGCCTGCCCTTCGCCGGCGACCTGGTCCGCCAGGTCGGCGACGCGCCGACGTCGTCGCTGCTGTGGCTGGTCTACCTCGGCGTCTTCCCCACGGCCGTCGCGTTCACGACGTACGCCGTCGCGCTGCGCCACACGAGCGCGTCGAGGCTCGGCGTGACGACCTACCTGGTGCCGCCGATCACCATCGTGCTCGGCCTGGTGTTCCTCGGCGAGGCGCCGCCGGCCCTGGCGTACGTCGGCGGCGTGACCGCGCTGGTCGGCGTGGCCGTCGCGCGGCGGGTGCCACGGCCGCGGGCGTCGGCCGAGGTCGCCGCGCGGCCCCCCTCCTAG
- a CDS encoding UbiA family prenyltransferase: MSTPSTGTDGDTDSSGGTRQRTVRPSDKPARTPPPRPGSPGSAARTPGEPPRTSLVGQLRAVVSAMHPRQALAFGVAVAVLVALMGRPPREWLVSGAAVLVVQLALGLIDDLVDTEEDRQTQAPGKPLASGLVPRGNATYALAVLVLLAVPLSLQNGLVAGALLLASLVVGVVHDRWLHRGLLSWVGWAATFALLAGFVSFGGWGREAEGTAPVTSFVVLVAVLGVLVHVLVALPDLVTDHRGTVRHLPLRIALRTGTPRLLLATAALTALVLAGCAYVALTAGIAR; the protein is encoded by the coding sequence ATGAGCACGCCCTCGACCGGCACCGACGGCGACACCGACAGCTCCGGCGGGACGCGGCAGCGGACGGTGCGGCCCTCCGACAAGCCCGCGCGGACGCCACCGCCCCGCCCCGGATCGCCGGGCTCGGCGGCGCGCACCCCCGGGGAGCCGCCCCGCACCTCGCTCGTGGGGCAGCTCCGGGCGGTCGTGAGCGCGATGCACCCGCGGCAGGCGCTGGCCTTCGGCGTCGCGGTCGCCGTGCTGGTCGCCCTGATGGGCCGGCCGCCGCGCGAGTGGCTGGTCAGCGGCGCAGCCGTGCTGGTCGTGCAGCTCGCGCTCGGCCTCATCGACGACCTCGTGGACACCGAGGAGGACCGGCAGACCCAGGCGCCCGGCAAGCCGCTGGCGTCGGGGCTGGTGCCGCGCGGCAACGCGACGTACGCCCTGGCCGTGCTGGTGCTGCTCGCCGTCCCGCTGTCGCTGCAGAACGGCCTGGTCGCCGGAGCGCTGCTGCTGGCGAGCCTGGTCGTGGGCGTGGTCCACGACCGCTGGCTGCACCGCGGGCTGCTGTCGTGGGTCGGGTGGGCGGCGACGTTCGCGCTGCTGGCGGGCTTCGTCAGCTTCGGCGGGTGGGGCCGCGAGGCGGAGGGCACCGCGCCCGTGACGTCGTTCGTGGTGCTGGTGGCGGTGCTGGGCGTGCTCGTGCACGTGCTGGTGGCACTGCCCGACCTGGTGACCGACCACCGCGGCACGGTGCGCCACCTGCCGCTGCGGATCGCGCTGCGCACGGGCACCCCGAGGCTGCTGCTGGCGACGGCGGCGCTGACCGCGCTCGTGCTCGCGGGGTGCGCCTACGTGGCCCTCACCGCGGGCATCGCCCGCTGA